A region of the Bacillus sp. NP247 genome:
ATGCGTGAAATTCGTCAACGTAAAGGCATAACAATTGCACAAATTTGTGAAGGAACAGGTCTTTCTAAAGGTTTTATGAGTCAAGTTGAAAACAATAAAACATCACCATCTATCTCAACTTTAGAAACGATCTCTAATTTTTTAAATGTTCCCCTTCCTTATTTACTGTTAGAACAAAAGGATCGAATGAAAATTATAAAAAAAGAAGAACGGAAATACAGCGTATACGGTAAAGATGAACAAAGAATTGAGCATGTTGCTGAGCAAGGTGGTCTCCGCCTATCTTTAGTAGAAATTTCTGCCGGATTCCCGAAAGAAAACTCACCAAATGCTCATGAAGGCGAAGAGTGCCATCTTGTATTACGCGGAAAACTGGAAGTTCAACATGGTGAAGATATTGCAATTGTAGAAGAAGGTGATTCTTTCTCCTGGAATGCATGCGTTCCTCATATTGTTCGTAATATAGGTGAAGAGTCTGCGTTATTACTTATCTCTAGTCATGCGGAAAATCGAAAACGCGTTTACTAATTGACAA
Encoded here:
- a CDS encoding helix-turn-helix domain-containing protein; translated protein: MNIGSAMREIRQRKGITIAQICEGTGLSKGFMSQVENNKTSPSISTLETISNFLNVPLPYLLLEQKDRMKIIKKEERKYSVYGKDEQRIEHVAEQGGLRLSLVEISAGFPKENSPNAHEGEECHLVLRGKLEVQHGEDIAIVEEGDSFSWNACVPHIVRNIGEESALLLISSHAENRKRVY